One genomic window of Microbacterium sp. BH-3-3-3 includes the following:
- the phoU gene encoding phosphate signaling complex protein PhoU → MREVFHQSLEDVQSRLVEIAELVTVAIDRATRAFGSSDVAMAEEVIEADAIIDEKAFELDELAIEILARQQPVARDLRIVVTALRVSASLERMGDMAEHIAQLARSRFPERAIPRGLKTTFTRMGEFDVEVARKLTELLRTQDLRIADEIRNADDAIDELHISVFEKVLGDTWKGEATATVDATLASRYHERFADHAVSVAKKVVYLATGDWAGADDEVETSPVI, encoded by the coding sequence ATGCGCGAAGTATTCCACCAGTCCCTCGAGGACGTCCAGAGCCGCTTGGTCGAGATCGCCGAACTCGTCACGGTCGCCATCGACCGCGCCACCCGTGCTTTCGGATCGAGCGACGTCGCCATGGCCGAAGAGGTCATCGAGGCCGACGCCATCATCGACGAGAAGGCCTTCGAGCTCGACGAGCTCGCCATCGAGATCCTCGCCCGCCAGCAGCCGGTCGCGCGCGACCTGCGCATCGTCGTGACGGCGCTGCGGGTCAGCGCGTCGCTCGAGCGCATGGGCGACATGGCCGAGCACATCGCGCAGCTCGCGCGCTCGCGCTTCCCCGAGCGCGCCATCCCGCGCGGCCTCAAGACGACCTTCACCCGCATGGGTGAGTTCGACGTCGAGGTCGCCCGCAAGCTCACCGAGCTGCTGCGGACGCAGGACCTGCGTATCGCCGACGAGATCCGCAACGCCGACGACGCCATCGACGAGCTGCACATCAGCGTCTTCGAGAAGGTGCTCGGCGACACCTGGAAGGGCGAGGCGACGGCCACGGTCGACGCGACACTCGCGAGCCGCTATCACGAGCGGTTCGCCGACCACGCCGTCTCGGTGGCCAAGAAGGTCGTGTACCTCGCGACCGGCGATTGGGCCGGCGCCGACGACGAGGTCGAGACCAGCCCGGTCATCTGA
- a CDS encoding phosphoglyceromutase has translation MTAPHTLILLRHGQSEWNKTNQFTGWVDVRLTDQGKAEAQRGGEMLAESGVLPDVLHTSVLSRAIQTANIALDAADRLWIPVKRSWRLNERHYGALQGKDKAQTLEEFGNEQFMLWRRSFDVPPPALPADDQYSQVGDPRYVGIDGEVPATESLAIVIDRMLPYWHSDIVPDLQAGKTVLVTAHGNSLRGLVKHLEGISDADIAELNIPTGIPLVYRLDADLKPLGPGEYLDPEAAAAGAAAVAAQGNKH, from the coding sequence ATGACCGCGCCTCACACGCTGATCCTCCTCCGCCACGGGCAGAGCGAGTGGAACAAGACCAACCAGTTCACCGGCTGGGTCGACGTGCGACTCACCGACCAGGGCAAGGCCGAGGCGCAGCGCGGCGGCGAGATGCTCGCCGAGTCGGGCGTGCTGCCCGACGTGCTGCACACCTCCGTCCTCAGCCGCGCCATCCAGACCGCCAACATCGCGCTCGACGCCGCCGACCGCCTGTGGATCCCGGTGAAGCGCTCGTGGCGCCTCAACGAGCGTCACTACGGCGCCCTTCAGGGTAAGGACAAGGCCCAGACCCTCGAGGAGTTCGGCAACGAGCAGTTCATGCTCTGGCGTCGTTCGTTCGACGTTCCGCCGCCGGCCCTGCCCGCCGACGACCAGTACAGCCAGGTCGGCGACCCGCGCTACGTCGGCATCGACGGTGAGGTCCCCGCGACCGAGTCGCTGGCGATCGTCATCGACCGCATGCTGCCCTACTGGCACAGCGACATCGTCCCCGACCTCCAGGCCGGCAAGACCGTCCTGGTCACGGCGCACGGCAACTCGCTGCGCGGTCTCGTGAAGCACCTCGAGGGCATCAGCGACGCCGACATCGCCGAGCTGAACATCCCGACGGGTATTCCGCTCGTCTACCGCCTCGACGCCGACCTGAAGCCCCTCGGACCGGGGGAGTACCTCGACCCCGAGGCCGCCGCTGCGGGCGCCGCAGCGGTCGCCGCGCAGGGCAACAAGCACTGA
- a CDS encoding cell wall metabolism sensor histidine kinase WalK, whose product MEHTQLPLLALLVGLLVGGSVVGLLVVALRARDRSMAQTSVEVPEGVEAMLGAMDDPAIVCDMSSTVLALSPAAEVFGLRSGEVIASDDLRRVARVARDTGAGIGENLRLRRGAAPAEPRLVAVRATPISGRLTLLVLRDITERERVEEMRRDFVANTSHELKTPVGAVSLLAEAIESAADDPDQVRHFSSRLQAEATRLGALVNRILSLSRLQASDELRDVRAVSIDEVVTSAVEAHTVQADQAQVTVVRGGTKGLWVRGEPQILTEAVGNLVANAIAYSPQGSKVGLGVKLDDGVVEIAVTDRGIGIPEADQARVFERFYRADQARSRRTGGTGLGLSIVKHAVQRHGGEVRLWSRPDRGSTFTIRLPLSEAPDIDPARSKPRRKGRKAGGAPTVPAKGDTA is encoded by the coding sequence ATGGAACACACGCAGCTCCCGCTGCTCGCGCTCCTCGTCGGACTCCTCGTCGGCGGCTCGGTGGTCGGCCTGCTGGTCGTCGCGCTGCGGGCCCGTGACCGCTCCATGGCGCAGACCTCCGTCGAAGTGCCCGAGGGCGTGGAGGCGATGCTGGGGGCGATGGACGACCCCGCGATCGTGTGCGACATGTCGTCGACCGTGCTGGCGCTCTCGCCCGCCGCCGAAGTCTTCGGGCTGCGATCCGGCGAGGTCATCGCGAGCGACGACCTGCGCCGCGTGGCTCGTGTGGCACGCGACACGGGCGCGGGCATCGGTGAGAACCTCCGGCTCCGTCGCGGTGCGGCCCCGGCCGAGCCCCGGCTGGTCGCGGTCCGCGCCACGCCCATCTCGGGGCGCCTCACCCTGCTGGTGCTGCGCGACATCACCGAGCGCGAGCGCGTCGAAGAGATGCGCCGTGACTTCGTGGCCAACACCAGCCACGAGCTGAAGACCCCCGTGGGGGCTGTCAGTCTGCTCGCCGAGGCCATCGAATCAGCCGCCGACGACCCCGATCAGGTCCGTCACTTCTCGTCGCGGCTGCAGGCCGAGGCGACGCGTCTGGGGGCGCTGGTCAACCGCATCCTGAGCCTGTCGCGGCTGCAGGCCTCCGATGAGCTGCGCGACGTCCGCGCGGTCTCGATCGACGAGGTCGTCACCTCGGCCGTCGAAGCCCACACCGTGCAGGCCGATCAGGCGCAGGTGACCGTGGTGCGCGGCGGCACGAAGGGGCTGTGGGTACGGGGAGAACCGCAGATCCTGACCGAGGCGGTCGGAAACCTCGTCGCGAACGCGATCGCCTACTCGCCGCAGGGGTCCAAGGTCGGGCTCGGCGTCAAACTCGACGACGGCGTCGTCGAGATCGCCGTGACCGACCGCGGCATCGGCATCCCCGAGGCCGATCAGGCCCGCGTCTTCGAGCGCTTCTACCGTGCCGATCAGGCACGCTCTCGCCGCACCGGCGGAACCGGGCTCGGCCTCTCGATCGTCAAGCACGCGGTGCAGCGCCACGGCGGTGAGGTGCGACTCTGGTCGCGGCCCGACCGAGGATCGACCTTCACCATCCGCCTCCCCCTGTCGGAGGCGCCCGACATCGACCCCGCCCGTTCCAAACCGCGTCGCAAGGGCCGCAAGGCCGGCGGCGCGCCGACCGTCCCCGCGAAGGGAGACACCGCATGA
- a CDS encoding aromatic acid exporter family protein, producing MSADDSSTTVGVVVPPSRLRSTLGRRVARVRESLPAIVQIVVAATSAYAFAHFVLGHPVPLLAATVTVSSLGLVRDARPWRVGETVVGMLVGILIAEIVLVTAGSGWWQIAVAMSVTLVVARFLSPQPGFALAAVVQSLIALVVVTGAPFLRLVDGAIGGVAALIVTALIPRTLRRTELRDADELFDALDVAMATIVRALRRGDRARAERGLERARSLQTYVDAWSGSLESGREVARISPFLRRQRTELQRHARVREALDLATRNLRVVARRAAYLCVDGEARPVPADLLAELARGAGLVRDSLDDISLEPVARAAVVAVIRRLDPAALLPGGGVGELNLVAALRPLAVDLLVAAGMPSAEARALLPRI from the coding sequence ATGAGCGCCGACGACTCGTCGACGACGGTCGGCGTCGTCGTTCCTCCCTCCCGTCTGCGTTCCACCCTGGGGCGACGTGTCGCGCGGGTGCGCGAGTCGCTGCCCGCGATCGTCCAGATCGTGGTCGCGGCCACCTCGGCGTACGCCTTCGCGCACTTCGTCCTGGGCCACCCGGTCCCGCTGCTGGCGGCGACGGTCACGGTGTCGAGCCTCGGACTGGTGCGTGACGCGCGACCCTGGCGTGTCGGTGAGACCGTCGTCGGCATGCTCGTCGGCATCCTGATCGCCGAGATCGTGCTCGTGACCGCCGGAAGCGGCTGGTGGCAGATCGCCGTGGCCATGTCGGTCACCCTGGTGGTCGCGCGCTTCCTCTCGCCGCAGCCGGGGTTCGCGCTCGCGGCGGTGGTGCAGTCGCTCATCGCCCTGGTGGTGGTGACCGGGGCGCCCTTCCTCCGCCTCGTCGACGGGGCCATCGGCGGTGTCGCCGCTCTGATCGTGACGGCGCTCATCCCGCGCACGCTGCGCCGCACCGAGCTTCGCGACGCCGACGAGCTGTTCGACGCGCTCGATGTGGCCATGGCGACGATCGTGCGGGCGCTCCGCCGAGGGGACCGCGCGCGGGCCGAGCGGGGCCTGGAACGCGCGCGGTCCCTGCAGACCTACGTCGACGCGTGGAGCGGCTCGCTGGAGTCGGGCCGCGAGGTGGCGCGCATCTCGCCGTTCCTGCGCCGCCAGCGCACCGAGTTGCAGCGGCATGCCCGCGTGCGCGAGGCGCTCGATCTGGCCACGCGCAACCTGCGCGTCGTCGCCCGCCGCGCGGCGTACCTCTGCGTCGACGGTGAGGCGCGTCCGGTCCCGGCCGATCTGCTCGCCGAGCTCGCCCGCGGGGCGGGGCTGGTGCGCGACAGCCTCGATGACATCTCGCTCGAGCCCGTCGCCCGCGCGGCGGTGGTCGCGGTGATCCGACGCCTCGACCCCGCCGCGCTCCTGCCGGGCGGGGGTGTCGGAGAACTCAACCTCGTCGCGGCCCTGCGTCCGCTGGCCGTCGACCTGCTCGTGGCCGCGGGGATGCCGTCGGCCGAAGCGCGGGCGCTTCTGCCGCGCATCTGA
- a CDS encoding class I SAM-dependent methyltransferase: protein MTPSPVGRPTRGTTGVNRLRRVDRWIARHPVLRRTDDPLVVDLGFGASAVTPLELLARLTKQRADATVVGLEIDAERVARARAQAEGVAGVTFARGGFEVPLPGRRRPAVIRAMNVLRQYDEDDVADAWGRMCARLQPDGILVEGTCDEIGRIATWAEIGADAIPRSLTISLRLAELESPAIAAERLPKALIHRNVDGERVHAFVASLEREWTRAAVVAPFGSVHRWRIAMIALADAGWPLVRRERWRLGEVGVAWEAVAPL, encoded by the coding sequence GTGACTCCCTCCCCCGTCGGCCGCCCGACCCGCGGGACGACCGGGGTCAATCGGCTTCGCCGGGTGGACCGGTGGATCGCCCGGCATCCGGTGCTGCGCCGCACCGACGACCCCCTCGTGGTCGACCTCGGCTTCGGCGCGAGCGCGGTGACGCCCCTGGAACTCCTCGCCCGTCTGACGAAGCAGAGAGCGGATGCCACGGTCGTCGGGCTCGAGATCGACGCCGAGCGCGTCGCCCGCGCCCGCGCGCAGGCGGAGGGCGTCGCGGGCGTCACCTTCGCTCGCGGGGGGTTCGAGGTGCCGCTGCCGGGCCGGCGACGCCCCGCCGTCATCCGCGCGATGAACGTGCTGCGTCAATACGACGAAGACGACGTCGCCGACGCCTGGGGCCGCATGTGCGCGCGGCTTCAACCCGACGGCATCCTGGTCGAGGGCACCTGCGACGAGATCGGGCGCATCGCCACCTGGGCCGAGATCGGGGCGGATGCCATTCCCCGCAGCCTCACCATCTCGCTGCGCCTGGCAGAGCTCGAGTCCCCCGCGATCGCGGCCGAGCGTCTACCCAAGGCCTTGATCCACCGCAACGTGGACGGCGAGCGGGTGCACGCCTTCGTGGCCTCCCTCGAGCGGGAGTGGACGCGGGCGGCCGTGGTCGCGCCCTTCGGCTCCGTCCACCGGTGGCGCATCGCCATGATCGCCCTCGCCGACGCCGGCTGGCCGCTGGTGCGGCGCGAACGCTGGCGGTTGGGCGAGGTCGGCGTCGCGTGGGAGGCCGTCGCGCCGCTCTGA